The DNA region CGGCACGCTTTTCGCGGCGCTGTGATAGAAGCGGTTGCCGCTGCCTTTCAACGGGCAAACGAGTTGGCGAAGGAAAGCACCTGAGCCGTTCGCACACCGCAAGGCAACACGCTGTTGGAGGGACTCGGATGGCGTTCATCGTTTTCCCTGCCATTGACCTTTTGCAAGGGCAAGTCGTGCGGTTGCGGCAGGGACGCTACGATGCCGTGACGGTTTACAGCGATGACCCTGTTTTGACCGCACGGCAATTTGAATCCGAAGGGGCGCAATGGGTGCATGTCGTCGACTTGGACGGCGCTCAAGCAGGTGAACTGCGCAACCTTGAAGTGATCGCGGCGATTTGCCGTGCGGTGCGATGCGCCGTGCAAGTCGGCGGTGGCGTTCGGGCGTTGCCGACGATAGAGCGCTTGTTGGGCTTGGGCGCGCGGCGCGTCGTGTTGGGCACGGCAGCCATCCGTCAACCCTTGCTGGCTTACGAAGCCGTCAAACACTTCGGCGCAGAGCGTGTCGCTGTCGCTATTGATGTCCGCGACGGTAAAGTGGCGGTGCAGGGGTGGACCGAAACGGCGGCGTTGTCCCCGCTGGAAGTCGGCAAGCGGTTGCGCGAAG from bacterium HR17 includes:
- the hisA gene encoding 1-(5-phosphoribosyl)-5-[(5-phosphoribosylamino) methylideneamino] imidazole-4-carboxamide isomerase, with the protein product MAFIVFPAIDLLQGQVVRLRQGRYDAVTVYSDDPVLTARQFESEGAQWVHVVDLDGAQAGELRNLEVIAAICRAVRCAVQVGGGVRALPTIERLLGLGARRVVLGTAAIRQPLLAYEAVKHFGAERVAVAIDVRDGKVAVQGWTETAALSPLEVGKRLREAGVVWFIYTDILRDGMLTAPNLDTVAQFAETVRAQVIASGGVTTIEQVQQLKALEPLGVCGCIIGRALYEGTLSLQAALLVAGSV